Part of the Pyricularia oryzae 70-15 chromosome 3, whole genome shotgun sequence genome, TCGTTCTTGCGCACGATGTAAATTTGTTAACGCATATCGTAACCTGACGCCGGGTGGGGTTGAAAGTGTGGGAGAGGCATAAGTTGGACAAGAAACAAAGCAAGCTAGAAGAGGCAGAGAGACGAGGATGGGGGTGAAGTAGAGGATATAAGCCTCTCAGAAAATGTTCTCGCGGGGATTCAAGCGAAGAATATTCAATGGTCCGGTCCACTTTGACGGGGAAGAACGGGGAAGTAGAGCATGGGGGGGATTTAATCAAAATAAGGGTCCACGATGTTTTGACAAGTCGGTAAGGATAAAGAGGCCCAGGCGGCGGGAATAAGATGGAGATGGAGAGGTACTTTGGTAGCGGATATCACAGATAAAACGTTAGTCTAGTTCCCGACttcctgtgtaaataaataGGCGCACCGACGCTTGCTCCGCAGCCAAGGCAAGCAAGGATCGCGATTCACAgatatctagttctagaggaTAAGGGATTTATTTGCTCTTCTCTCTGCTGAATGGTACCAAGAATCTGCTTCAAATATGTCCAAATCGGCGCTAGAGGGCAGCAGCCAAGACAGTTTCCAGCTCGGCcattcgtcatccgtcgtgCTAGTCGGCACCATTGTCGAATTACAGTTGGCTTTGACTAGAAATCGAAAACTCAATGAACTGGGTGTGACGATGGTTTGACCTAAGTAGGACCGGCGCATTTCCGCTTAATTCCCGCTTAATTCCCGGAGGACTGGGTCGGGCCATGGGTATGCAGAACGACCCTGGaagggggggaaaaaaaaaaccaccaaaAAAACCACATTCAGCCGATTAGACGACTCATTCCCATGCTTTGGTGAAATACGCGCCAATCCCGGGTTGTGTACTGTAACCACGGGTGCAGGCCGCACGCTAACGCCTGGGCAAGGCTGATTTTGCGCAATTTTCAGTGGCCTAGATAACGGCGCATCCGATACCGGTTGTCTCTGCTTTGTTCAACGAGGAAGAGTCGTGCGCTATCGTGAAGGAGGCATGTTTGTTGATtgaaatccacaattaaactcgaagagagggaaaaaaaaaaaaaaaaaacggaggCAGATGGACGAATGATGGGGTCAGCTGGCCGAATGCACTGACCGAACAACCTTAGCGTACTGTACCTAGACTACCTTAATTACCCACCTGCAAGTACAATAGTAGCCCATGCTGGGTGCATTTCCGGCTAAACCCCGCCAAAACAGATTTCCTTCCAAATGACGCAAAGTGCCTGGTGGAAGTTTCCAGTAGTTACCCCACCATGGAAGTAGTACAGTACATGATCTTGAAAATAATTCGAGCGCATCGCGAAGTTTTGTTTGCGCCCTGAATCGAACAATACCACCAACCCAGATAATATTCGTCCTGATACGCCaaccaaaggaaaaaaagaaaattttCTACATCGTTTccgcacaaaaaaaagcaaatttTACAAAATGGTGCAGCAATTTGGTCCAGAGCCTCCCCCGGGCCTGCGCAAGGCCGACGCTGGCTTCGACGCGGAGAATGCTCCTAACCATGAGGGTGTGAGTTTGACGCGACGCGCTCTTTGCTATAAACCCTGGACCTCAGTTCAATTTCTGCCATATCGAAATGTCTTGCAAATGCTTACGAACAGCGTGCGTAGATTGAGATGGCCTTTGCTGAGAAAGGTTCGTAGTCCTACAAATGATACTATATAACCACCTAGGCAACCCCTCCATCCGCCTCGATGATTACTGCGATCTCGATATTCCCCCGCTGCACGTGGTTGCCACAAACTGCTGTGCAAGTAAAACGACGGGATTTCCACTGCGTACACGTTATCAGAGGTAGCATCGGGCCTTCTGCTGGACAAGCAAGATGCCAGACATGGGGCGGCGCAAGTGTCAGAGGAACAAGGCTGATGGATGGAAATCTGGCAGTGATCCAGCACATGGAAACATACTGGAAGATCCTGAAGAACAAGCGCGGCTCTCAGCTGAGACTCACCAAGATTGACGACGAGATTTACGAACACCTGAAGAAAGACTTCCCGGAGCTTGACCCAGCTGTCGACATTGACGAGGACGTGATGAAGAACAAGGAGAACAAGGAGAGGTGGCGCAAATTTTTGAACTTTTACGACAAGAAAGTCGAGGACTTCAACTTCGGGACTATGTTGCGCAAAAACCCCAAGGACGACGTCGAGGTGGAAAACAGGATCATTTTCGGTGAGTCCTGGCGAAGAGCCTGGAGTTGAGAGGACCCAGGACACCTCAGCTGACAATTTCCTCCGCATGCAGTGCCAAGAATGCAGTTCTACGCGTTCGAGATCGCAAGGTAGGGATTTCGCATTCGCCACGGGTTGCCCTGCAGGAAAATGCTACCGGGATGCTGAGCTGACACATGATTACAGAAACAAGGCCGGATTGAACGACTGGATCTATGAGCAGGAACACCcagaggagaagaaggaatAGAGAGGCTACCACAAGTAGCTGATCTTGGCAATGCCCAGATACCCTGAAAAGCCTGATCGGATACAGCTGTTGGGCGGGCTGTGATGCGGCAGCAAATCCAAGAACAACAGCGAAGAGCCCAAGGCGGTTTCCTGACTAACTCGGAGCCAGCCGCCGTTGGAATGAAGACCTTTGTCAATTCTGCCAAGGACCAAGTTCCGCTTATAGAAATAAGCACGAAGCAAGGGATGATCCTTGAAGGCGCAAGAAGCGAACAGTCAACCTCGCTTGTGGAATTCAGAATCTACAACAAATTAATTGATTGATTTGCGTGTTCTGGAAGATTTGATCCGTTCTACTGAGTTTCGGGTATTCAAGACAGTTGAACGGCCCGTATGACGGATGCGTCCCAACCACGTGGTTTTGGCATTGTTCATATGGAAAAAGCCCCCTAGTATTGTTCGCCCCCATCCTGGTGCGTGACCCACAATACCAAGATGCGAACAAAGAAGGCTTTTTGGTATGATGCGATGAATACAGTTGCAAAGAGGCATCGAAATGCTCTTTTTTCATCAAATCCTCCGGGCTTCGGCAAAGGATGATACTTTCATTTACTAATATTCTAATTACCACTGTTCTGTCCTTTTATCTTGcttgaaaataaaaaagaaactgACAGATCAAGGCAGCATACATCCAAACCAAATCTTATACTCTGTGTACATCCCTTGCAGCAAAGTGACACGGCGAGCTCCGAACGTCCGGTTTTGGCCTCAATAACGTACTTCGCCGCTTTCACCCGCCAGGATGGTCCGGGAAGATGTCCAGGACTCACACCTGGAGGGCAGCTCCAATGTGAGCGCCTGCACCTCGACCTTTCACTTGGAGGACTCTAGCTTCGAAAGCATAGACAAGGAGTTCTTATATTCGCATACAATGCCCGGCAACAAGCATGACTCTATGCAACCTCATCGTCGACCCGAATCCCTCTACAACATGGACCAGGAAAAGGCCCCTAAGCGGCCGGACCAGTCTAGCTCAACGCTCGACCAGCCGAAGGAGTCTGTAGActcggccgccgccacctGGCGTGACTTGTTCAACTTCTTCAACCCGCGGCACTTGGTAGTATTGGTAACCGCACTCTTCGCCTCGGCCGTTGCCGTAGGGGCAGACATTGCTGGCGTCATCATCTTTGGAAACGTGTTTCAAGAGCTTACGAGCTATGCCGCGAGGCAGCTCGGCCCCGAGGAGGCGCGTCGAAATGTGAACTTTTGGGTTAGCATCATTGCTGCGCTGGCCGTCACGCACCTGATCGCGGCAGCTACGCAGATGGGATCTTGGATCAAGTATGGCGAGATGCAAGCCCGTAGCGCCAGACTAGAGCTCTTTCGGCGCATGCTGTCGAAGCAAATGGGCTGGTTTGATTCGAACCAAGATGGTATGCCAGCGATGCTGACAGCCTTGCAGAGGTAAAGTACCTGTGCTACTTGATTATGCTGTTTATCGGCCGGGCTGGTGCATGCAATCAAAAGTCATTTCCCTTACTTACTGAAATCCTCCCATTAGAAATATCCGCGAGCTTCAGATAGCGACTAGCCAGACGTTGGGCTTCATATGTCATGACTTTATGCTTTCAATCGCCGGCACGATCGTGGCCTTCAAGTACGGCCCGCTGATGACGCTTGTCATCACCGCCACGGTCCCCATTGCCATGTTCATCATGCGAGCCCTCAGCCAAATGCTCGAAAAGGCGGTCCGGactcaaaaggaaaagcagGCAGTCGCCACTAAGCTATCGGCCGCAGCCATCACCGGTATCGACCTGGTCAAAGTTTACAACTCGCACGAACACGAGCTCCACAACTTTCGGCTGGCGGCTAGAGAGGCGGGCAAGCACGCACGCGTCCAGACCATGTGGAATGCCCTACAGGCGGCATTTATAAAGATTTACATGGCAGTCGTCTTTCTGTCTggcttcttctttggtaTATACCAGGTAGATCGAGGCAACATGAGTGCGGGGGACGTCATCACCACCTTTTATGCCGCCCTCAGCACCTTTGAGGGAGTTCAAGGTCTGGGACCGCATATATTGAGCCTTGTCAGGGGCATGCAGGCTAGCAAGGCGCTAAAATCGGTGGTTTCGGACCGTGTCGTGGAGATGGGTGGTGGTCGAAAGCCTAGAGTGTTTGAGGGGAGGATCGAAGTCAAGAGTGTGAGTAGACACCCCCTGAGATATAACATGACATGTCATAATTGATGGAATAACGACTaactgtttttctttttttttttttacttttagGTCAGCTTCGCTTATCCCTCTAATCCAGCGGTACAGGTCTTGAAGCCAACCTCAATGACCTTCAAGCCCGGAAAAATGACCTTTCTCGTCGGGCGGAGTGGCTCTGGTAAAAGTACCATCACCAACCTGCTGGTCAAATTCTACGAGCCCCTGAGCGGCGAGATACTCCTAGATGAGCATCCCCTTCAGACACTAAGCTCCGAGTGGGTCCGAAAGAATGTCACACTCGTGCAGCAGCAGAGCACACTCTTCAGCGACACTCTGTACGCAAACATCGCCATGAACTCGGAAAACGTCAGCCAGGACAAGGTCAAAGCAGCCTGCGAGATGGCGCTGCTTCAGTCAACCATTGCGGGTCTACCTCAGGGGCTAGATACCCTCGTTGGCCCAGGTGGACAGAGCCTCAGCGGTGGACAGAGACAGAGGGTGGCCCTGGCTCGTGCACGCCTTCGTGATACACCTGTGTTGATACTAGATGAGGTTACCAGTGGCCTGGATCCCAAGTCGAAGCTGATGATCATGGACGCAATCCGATATTGGCGCAGTGGTAGGACAACGATAGTTATTACTCACGACGTGTCTCAAGTCGGGGATGATGATTACGTCTATGTCATGGACAAGGCCGAGGTTCGCGAGGAGGGCCTCTGCAAACAACTTCTGAGCAGTCGAGATGGCTACTTTTTGCAGCTACGGGCCCTGGCAGAGTCAGGGGCTGATTCCAACGGCCCTGAAGGGGTCATGACCCCAGAGGATGACTTGTCCAGCCTAAGCTCATCCGAGGACGAACTTGATGTAGACATGAGTGGGAAGTCTTTTTACATCCCAGAGCCAAAGACTACATCCTCTTTTGGCGCTTTGGGCAGGATGTCTTTTGTCCCCATTCCAGGCACGAACGGTCCCATATACCCGACCCCAAACCAGCCCGGCTCTGGTGCCTATCTACAACTGCATCGAAGCCCTCGTCACAGACACCGCGAACAAGGTCGGCCGAACAATTGGCAAGACGCCGAGGTATCCAAGCCGCGAAGAGGTAGTATTGACTTGATCCAGGCGCGCGGTCTTTCGGCCCTTGCAAACAGATCGCCTGTGAAGCGTCCCTTGCCGCAAGGTGGTCGCATTGGTGGTGTGCTGAGGCGGTTGTCGACGAGGTCGTCTCCTATAGAAGATGTGGAGATGTCGCCTTTCAGGGACCATGATAAAGGAGTAAAGGAAGTGGTTAGGGAGAGGATTAGAGAAGCAATAGGGAAAGGGACGGGGGCTGGGAAAAGAGGTGTGACGAAAAGACAGGCGAGGAGAGGTAAGAAGGACGGGCCGGATGAAGAGGCGACCAACACAACAGGACACATGCCGGCATATCAGATATTAAAGACTGTCTGGCCGGCACTCGACACCAAACACCGCCTCTACGCCGTCGCGGCACTATTTTGGTGCATAGTAGCAGCAGGCTGCAGCCCCGTCTTTGCATTTGTCTTCTCGAACCTGCTACAGGCATTCTGGGCACAGGGAAGCAAGCTGGAGGCGGGAACCAAGTGGGCCATCGTTCTTGGCTGCGTCGGCATCCTCGACTTCACTGCCGTCTTCTTCACCTTCTTCCTGGCCGGTGCCGTCGCACAGGAGTGGGTAGACACCCTCAAGGTAGACGCCTTCTTCAGCATCCTCTGCCAGCCACGTGCGTGGCACGACCGAAGCAAAAACTCGGCCGCTCGCGTTTGTGACGTCCTGGACCGCGGGGCCGACGAGATGCGTACGATTGTGGCCCAGTTTACCCCCATCGccctcatcgtcgtcatcatggTCAGCTCGGCCATCGTCTGGGCCATGGTGATCCTATGGCAGCTGACGTTGGTTGCGTTGGCCGTCTTTCCGTTTGTTGGCCTCTGCGTCTTCTTCTCTACCCGGACTAGCGAGAAGTGGGAGGCCCTGTCCAACGAATCGGCCGAGGCTACGGGGGGCATTCTTTCCTCTGTGGTTTCCGACATCCGGGTCGTCCGCGCTTTTCTCCTGGAAAAGTTCTTTGGCGATCGTTTCGAAGCAGCTGCCGAGCGGGCATTCACCATCGGTAAGAAACGCGGGCTATACACCGGCATCTGGGGCGGCATACACTGCTCCATCTCACAAtggctcgtcgtcgtcatctttACCTTTGGTGTGTTCCTGCTCACCACGGCCGAGAGCGTCAACGTCGGCGACATCATCCAGGTTGTCAACTTGTTGATGTTCACCGTCGGCAGCGCCACCATGATGATGTCCAACATCCCTCAAATCGCAGCTGCCCAGGCAAAGGCGGCTCAGATGCTGCACTTGGCCAAGATGCCGCGCGACCATCCGGATCAGCAGGAGCTGGGCAAGAAGAGGCTTCTCACTCCACTTCCCACCGTCTTCAACAAACTGCGCTTTGCGTACCCCGGCAGAGACCAGCAGGTTTTGCGAAACGTCAGCCTCTCCATCCCGAGCGAGGGCTGTACAGCAATAGTCGGCGGTTCGGGCTGTGGCAAGAGCACCATCGCCGCCTTGATCTTGGGGCTTTATGAGCCGCTCTATGACGACGACCCGAGTCCCACCGGTGGCGCTTCTCCCAAGGCGTCTCGAAAAGGCAACTTCGAGGTAATCTCTCCGGTGGTGTCCTACCCTCTCGGACCAGTGGCATCCTCTCCTCTTCCGTCATTGGTATACTCTCCTCCGCAAGGCGGTACGAGGGCTAGCTCCCACCGCAGGAGCGGCGAGCTTGGTGCACTCACATATGCCGGCTTCGATGCCCGTGAGATCTCGACCAAAGCCCTACGCGGCATGATGGCATACGTACCACAACAACCATTCATCTTCCCCGGCACCATTCGAGAAAATATCGTATATGGCCTTCCTGAGGATGAGTCAGTGCTCCGAGGACAGCACAACGTTGAACTGGCTGCTCGCGAGGCAGACATCCACGAGTTTATCATTTCGCTGCCCCAGGGCTATGAGACCCTCGTAGGGGACGGCGGAGTGGCACTATCCGGAGGCCAGGCGCAGAGGCTGTGCATCGCAAGAGCCCTCGCCAGACGACCGAAGCTCCTGGTTCTCGACGAACCCACCAGCGCGCTCGACGCCGAGAGCGGCCAGTCGGTCATGGACACTCTGAGGACCCTGGTCTGCCGCCGGGACGGCGATCtcagcaccgccgccgcctcccccTTGCTAAGAAAAGCGGGTGGTACCCTCAGCCCCTACAGCCCGCAGCACCCCGACCCGTACAACTGGGAGGGCAACTTCTTCCGCAAGAGCGAGGGCAGGTCCTTCAGCTACGTCCACGGAGCTGCCGCCGGCACACAGCACCGGCAGCCGGCCGTCGTGGTCATCACGCATTCGCGCGAGATGATGAAGATGGCGGACcgcctcgtcgtcatcgacaACGGCTGCGTGGCCGAGACGGGCACCTATGAGTACCTGATGGCGGCGGGCGACAGTCGGCTCGCGGAGCTGCTCGACGGGGGATACCGTGCGCCGGCGGCCAAGAGCAGCGGCGTGCCGATGGAAAATACCACGAGCTTGGAGCCGGTGCCGGTCTCGCCCAGGACCTTGACGAGGGTAGTTTCGCCCTCGCCGGAGCAGTATCGTCGGAACAACCGCTCAAGCCCCGGGGGTATTCCGCAGAGGCAGCAGAGGCCGGGGATGAATATGGAGGACATGTTTTTGCCGCAGGTGGCTTGGCAGGAAGACGATAGGAGCTGATAACCCTTAGAGAGTAATGGAGGAAAGGATACTTGGATACCAAGAATATGCTATACGAGCTTGGACAGAAGAGGGCGCCAAGGAGAGGGTAGAAGAGAAGTGTGGCAAAGGTGAAGGCCCACAGGGAAGCCAGCCTCCTGCTACAACTCCATCTTTTAAAAATATCCAAGTAGTTTGACCGATCTTTCTAGTAATGCATATCAACATGGGCCATTACATCAAATAAATAATGCCTTTTATTAACTCTACACATTATTTCTTTGCAGAAATTGCACCATACACTACTCTACTTTTGTACTCCCAAACAAATCTAACAAAGCCTAGTGCTTCCTGGAAGCACAGTTCTGCTTCTCCTTGGAGTGGCCCAGGCCCAGGCAGCTCGCAATCTTGTAAAAGATGTCGACGTTGTTATAAGTGCCACCGAACGTCTCGGCGCAGGGGCCCATGGCGTAGACGGGCACGTCGGTGAGCGAGTGCACACCCTGGGCTTCCTTGGGGGGCAGGGTGCCGTTGATCATGTAGCCGCCCGGCTGGTCGGCCGGGTTGGCGTACATGTCGTTGGAGGCGCGGCcgggggtggtggtggtgggggcgCGGGGTCTGGTGTTGAGCTTGTAGGCCTCGCGGTGGTCGGGCATGGCGCCGAATCCGGAGGCGATGCGGTAGCGGGGGTCCCAGTTGACGGGGAAGTTGGGGCCAGTGTTGTACGAGACGCCGGGGACCTCAACCTGGTACATGGACTGGCCGGAGCGCTCGTAGACGCCCACAGCGTTGCGCTTCTCGCGGTCGTTGTCCTTGGAGTCGAGGTACTTGGTGTCGGCGCTGCCAAAGACGTCGAAGCCGTGGCCGTGGTCGGCGCTGACCACGATCAGGGTCTCGTTGAGGATGCCCATCTTCTCAAGCTTCTCGACTGTGGCCTTGACGGTGTCGTCGAGCTCGAGCAGGTCACCGAGGGCGCGGTCGTAGTCGAGGCTGTGCATCTGCTTGTCGATCGAGGCGGCCTCGGACATGAGGAAGAAGCCCTTCTCGCCACCGCGGGTGTGGAGCACGTCGATGGCCTTGAGGGTCATCTCCTTGAGACCGGGCAGGTCCAaggcgggcttgtcggcgccgGACGGGTCATTCTTCTGCTTGCCGAGGTAGTCGGTGAAGACGTTGCGGTCGAGCCACACGGGGAGGTTACCACGGCAGAAGATGCCCAGGGCCCTCTGGTCGTTGGGGATCGCTTCGAGAGCGGTCTTGTTCAGCGACACGGTGTACCCCTTCTTTGCAAACTCGTCGTAGTAGTCCTTGCCCTCGAACGAGGCCGAGCCAGCAATGAACTGGTCGGCGCCACCTCCAAAGTAGGCGTCAGGGCCACCGTGGTTAGTCCAGGTGTAGTTGGTGACGCCATTGAGTGCCTGGTTGATGAGAGGTCCGTACTGGCTCCGAAGTCTGTGTTGATGTCAGCCTCGCTTGTTTGTATGCACAAGGAAATCATCAATAATCAGTCCCTTACCTAGTGTGAGCCGTGAGGGCAATCGGAGTGGCGTCTGCGATAAAAGCGGTGGAGCTGCCAAAAAGGTTAGCATGGACAATGGGCAAAGCGATACTTGACACAGAGATGAAGGCCAGTCTTACACAGCACCCCAAGCGGATCCCCAGACGCGCTTCAACATTTCCACAACCGTCTCGACCTTTGGGTCGTCAAAGGCATCGGGCGAGGAGTCGACATATACTCCCATGGCGTTGACGGTCGACTTGTGGCCAGAGTAAAGGGCAGAAGCCGAGTTGGCAGAGTCGGTGATGTATGTGTCGATACTGTGGGTCATCTGGTGGCCGATGACGGGGAACTTGTCGAGCTGCATTGTGCTCTGGTACTTGCCGTTAATGGACTTGTGCCCAAGCAGACGGGCAGCAGTGATCATGTTGGTGGCTGTAGTGGTGTCAAAAATGGTCAGCCAACCGTCCTGTTGTTTTGATACGGATACCCTACCCATAGGGCACCTCAAGTCCATGGCCCTCCGGTATACAGCGCTGCACTTACTCATTCCATCTCCAATAAAGAAAATGACGTTCTTGGTCTTCTTGACCTCGGCAAGAGGCCGAACGACCCAGGTAGCCTTGGTGGTCTTTCCTCCGTAGTAGGAGAGAACGACTTGGTAGGTTCCCGGCTCGTACAGAGCCACGCGACGGTGGACCTTGGAGGCGACGTTGACGACAGAGGGCGTCTTGGCCTCTTCCGCAAAAAGGTCCTCAAACCAATTGAAAGTCCACTTTTCAATCTTGGGCTCTTCCTTGCTGAAGAATTGGGTAATGGTCTTGGACTCTGCTCCAGATCCATCCTTGGTGATCGTCACGGTGAAGTCCTCATCGGGAACACCGTTGTTGAATGCCTCCGATCCATTTACCGGGGCGTGAATTTCGAGACGGATGTCGAAAAATTGGCCAGGCAGGAACTATAGATGTCATTTAGCATATTAGACcataaacgaaaaaaaaaaggtagatACTCACGTCACTCTGGTCAGGAGGAAGAATGCATCCAAGGTCGGGGCATGACCCGAGCCTTTGGAACGTTTGACCTTGGGTCGACGGCAACAGAAatgcggcggctgctgccaACGCAAAAGAAGTGCGGAAGACCATTTTGTTCCAATAAGCCCCAATGAAGGGGGACTAAAAGAGATTTAGTGCTATTGGAA contains:
- a CDS encoding lipid A export ATP-binding/permease msbA, translating into MLTALQRNIRELQIATSQTLGFICHDFMLSIAGTIVAFKYGPLMTLVITATVPIAMFIMRALSQMLEKAVRTQKEKQAVATKLSAAAITGIDLVKVYNSHEHELHNFRLAAREAGKHARVQTMWNALQAAFIKIYMAVVFLSGFFFGIYQVDRGNMSAGDVITTFYAALSTFEGVQGLGPHILSLVRGMQASKALKSVVSDRVVEMGGGRKPRVFEGRIEVKSVSFAYPSNPAVQVLKPTSMTFKPGKMTFLVGRSGSGKSTITNLLVKFYEPLSGEILLDEHPLQTLSSEWVRKNVTLVQQQSTLFSDTLYANIAMNSENVSQDKVKAACEMALLQSTIAGLPQGLDTLVGPGGQSLSGGQRQRVALARARLRDTPVLILDEVTSGLDPKSKLMIMDAIRYWRSGRTTIVITHDVSQVGDDDYVYVMDKAEVREEGLCKQLLSSRDGYFLQLRALAESGADSNGPEGVMTPEDDLSSLSSSEDELDVDMSGKSFYIPEPKTTSSFGALGRMSFVPIPGTNGPIYPTPNQPGSGAYLQLHRSPRHRHREQGRPNNWQDAEVSKPRRGSIDLIQARGLSALANRSPVKRPLPQGGRIGGVLRRLSTRSSPIEDVEMSPFRDHDKGVKEVVRERIREAIGKGTGAGKRGVTKRQARRGKKDGPDEEATNTTGHMPAYQILKTVWPALDTKHRLYAVAALFWCIVAAGCSPVFAFVFSNLLQAFWAQGSKLEAGTKWAIVLGCVGILDFTAVFFTFFLAGAVAQEWVDTLKVDAFFSILCQPRAWHDRSKNSAARVCDVLDRGADEMRTIVAQFTPIALIVVIMVSSAIVWAMVILWQLTLVALAVFPFVGLCVFFSTRTSEKWEALSNESAEATGGILSSVVSDIRVVRAFLLEKFFGDRFEAAAERAFTIGKKRGLYTGIWGGIHCSISQWLVVVIFTFGVFLLTTAESVNVGDIIQVVNLLMFTVGSATMMMSNIPQIAAAQAKAAQMLHLAKMPRDHPDQQELGKKRLLTPLPTVFNKLRFAYPGRDQQVLRNVSLSIPSEGCTAIVGGSGCGKSTIAALILGLYEPLYDDDPSPTGGASPKASRKGNFEVISPVVSYPLGPVASSPLPSLVYSPPQGGTRASSHRRSGELGALTYAGFDAREISTKALRGMMAYVPQQPFIFPGTIRENIVYGLPEDESVLRGQHNVELAAREADIHEFIISLPQGYETLVGDGGVALSGGQAQRLCIARALARRPKLLVLDEPTSALDAESGQSVMDTLRTLVCRRDGDLSTAAASPLLRKAGGTLSPYSPQHPDPYNWEGNFFRKSEGRSFSYVHGAAAGTQHRQPAVVVITHSREMMKMADRLVVIDNGCVAETGTYEYLMAAGDSRLAELLDGGYRAPAAKSSGVPMENTTSLEPVPVSPRTLTRVVSPSPEQYRRNNRSSPGGIPQRQQRPGMNMEDMFLPQVAWQEDDRS
- a CDS encoding alkaline phosphatase; this translates as MVFRTSFALAAAAAFLLPSTQGQTFQRLGSCPDLGCILPPDQSDFLPGQFFDIRLEIHAPVNGSEAFNNGVPDEDFTVTITKDGSGAESKTITQFFSKEEPKIEKWTFNWFEDLFAEEAKTPSVVNVASKVHRRVALYEPGTYQVVLSYYGGKTTKATWVVRPLAEVKKTKNVIFFIGDGMTTNMITAARLLGHKSINGKYQSTMQLDKFPVIGHQMTHSIDTYITDSANSASALYSGHKSTVNAMGVYVDSSPDAFDDPKVETVVEMLKRVWGSAWGAVSTAFIADATPIALTAHTRLRSQYGPLINQALNGVTNYTWTNHGGPDAYFGGGADQFIAGSASFEGKDYYDEFAKKGYTVSLNKTALEAIPNDQRALGIFCRGNLPVWLDRNVFTDYLGKQKNDPSGADKPALDLPGLKEMTLKAIDVLHTRGGEKGFFLMSEAASIDKQMHSLDYDRALGDLLELDDTVKATVEKLEKMGILNETLIVVSADHGHGFDVFGSADTKYLDSKDNDREKRNAVGVYERSGQSMYQVEVPGVSYNTGPNFPVNWDPRYRIASGFGAMPDHREAYKLNTRPRAPTTTTPGRASNDMYANPADQPGGYMINGTLPPKEAQGVHSLTDVPVYAMGPCAETFGGTYNNVDIFYKIASCLGLGHSKEKQNCASRKH